The sequence GCCCGCCACGGCCGTGGACGGTGCCGTGACGGTGGGCTTCGGCGTGGCCTTGGCGACGGTGAGCGTGGCCGGGGTCGTCTCGACGGTGCCCGCCGGGTTGGTCAGCACCGCGCGGTACAGCGAGCCCGACTGCGCCACGGCGCTCGTCGCGACCGTGAGGCGACGCGAGTCCGCGTCGGGAACCGTGGTCCAGCTCACGCCCTTGTCGGTCGAGACCTGCCACGCGTAGTCGACGTACCTGCCCGTCGTCGTGACCGCGAACCCGGCCGACGAGCCCACCGGGACGGACACGTCCGCGGGCGGGGTCGTCACGACGAGGCCGGGGATGTCGACGATCAGCCGCGCCGGGTCGGTGCGCACGGACGCGTTGCCGTCCTTGACGACGGCACGGAACAGCGCACCGTTGTCGGTCGACGCGGTCGTGAGCTCGTAGCTCGCGGCGGCCGCACCCGCGACGGGCTTCCAGGAGACGCCCTCGTCGTCGCTGCGCTCCCAGCCGAACGTCGCCGCGGTCGCGCCCGCGGCGGCCTGCGCGGTGAAGGTCGCGACGTCGCCCTCGGTCGCTCGGGCGTCCTGCGGCCCCGCCCCGGCCAGCTCGGCCGTGCCGAAGGAGATCGGCACGGACAGCTCCTGCGACGCGTTGGCGGCGGCCCCGCCGGCCGCGTACGTGTAGACGCCGTAGCTGCCGGCGAGCGCGTCGGCGGCGGACACGGTCAGGGTCGTGGTGAACGACCCGTCCGGCTCGACCAGGACGTACGCGGCATTGGTCCCGGCGGGGTTGAGGATGTCGAACGACTCCTGCGGGAGGGCCCACTTCTGGTCGATGACCTTGCGGGCCGAGCTCGCGGCCCCGGCGGACGGTCGCCACACGTCGGCGAACTTGCCGAAGATGACGTACACGCCGGTGGGCTTGCCGGGCAGCGGGGGCCGGTTCGCGCCGATGTTGGCGTTCGGCTGGAAGCCCGTGCCGGTGACCGTGATCGTCGTGGCCGCGTCGGCGTAGAAACCCGACGTCTGCGAGACCTCGAGCGAGGGCTCCCAGATCGTCCACGCCACGTCGAGGGGCACGGTCGGCTTGGCGGCATCGCGCGCGCCGCCGCTCGAGTACCAGTACGACGACTGGCCGGTGAGCTCCTGGAACGCCACGAAGTCCTGCGGGAAGGAGCCCCACGTCGCGCCCGTGCGCGTCTGCGCGGTCCCCGCGGTCGTGACCTCGACGCCCAGGTAGTCGGGCGTCACCGTCAGCCCGGTCGGCGTGACCTCGACGTCGGTGAGCGTCGCGAGCGTGACCTCACGCGGCGCGATCGCCTCCCACTGCTCCTGGTCCTCCATGCTCGCGCCGTAGCCCGACGCGGTGGCGGTGAGCGTGCCGGTGCCGTCCGCGGCGACCGTGAGCTCGGGGTCGGTCGCGGTCCAGTACGTGAGTCCGCCGTAGAACGCCACGGTGAACGACCCGTCCCAGGCGATCTCGGCGGTGCCGGCGGCGACGTCCACCGCGCCCTCGCCCGCCGACAGGCGCACGCGGTTCTTCGAGACGTTCGTCGTGCTGGCGGCGCTCACCGCGGCGCCGGACGGGTTCTGGCACCGGGTCGCCCACGTCGGCTGCGCGTACCCGCCCGCGGCGTCCGGCTTCTCGACGGTGACGTCGCCGTCGACCGTCCGGTAGAAGCCGTCCGCCTCGGTCCACACCCGCGACGAGCCGGTGTTCCCGGCGGCGCCGGCCGAGAGGAAGTTGCAGCCGCCGAAGTAGGCGCCGCCGCCGACCTCGTCGGACAGCCCCCAGGTCAGCTCGACGCCGTCGACGGCGACAGGCGACGGGTCCTCGGCCGCGGTCGCGGGCGCCGCGAGGGCGACGCCGAGCCCCGCGACGAGCGCGAGGGCGCCCGCGGACGCCACCGCCCGCGCGCCGAACGCACTGATGCGCATGGTGATCCCTTCAGGAGTCATCTGGTCCGGCGCCCCCAGCCGGTGATGAGGTGAGCCTAACCTCATATCAGTTAGGTTAGACATACCTCAGTACCAGTGACCTCGATCACGTCACCATGACGAAAGTCCTGATGAGCGGGCATCCGCCGCGCGATCCACCTGTTCGGGGGACGGACACGCGTCCACCTGACGAGACGGTCAGCCTTCGTCGAGCGCCAGCAGGTCGTCGACGGTCTCCCGGCGCAGCAGCGTGCGCACCTCCCCGGACCGCACGGCCACCACGGGCGGGCGCGTCAGGAGGTTGTAATTCGAGGCCATCGACCGCCCGTAGGCGCCGGTCGCCGCGACG is a genomic window of Cellulomonas fulva containing:
- a CDS encoding Ig-like domain repeat protein, producing MRISAFGARAVASAGALALVAGLGVALAAPATAAEDPSPVAVDGVELTWGLSDEVGGGAYFGGCNFLSAGAAGNTGSSRVWTEADGFYRTVDGDVTVEKPDAAGGYAQPTWATRCQNPSGAAVSAASTTNVSKNRVRLSAGEGAVDVAAGTAEIAWDGSFTVAFYGGLTYWTATDPELTVAADGTGTLTATASGYGASMEDQEQWEAIAPREVTLATLTDVEVTPTGLTVTPDYLGVEVTTAGTAQTRTGATWGSFPQDFVAFQELTGQSSYWYSSGGARDAAKPTVPLDVAWTIWEPSLEVSQTSGFYADAATTITVTGTGFQPNANIGANRPPLPGKPTGVYVIFGKFADVWRPSAGAASSARKVIDQKWALPQESFDILNPAGTNAAYVLVEPDGSFTTTLTVSAADALAGSYGVYTYAAGGAAANASQELSVPISFGTAELAGAGPQDARATEGDVATFTAQAAAGATAATFGWERSDDEGVSWKPVAGAAAASYELTTASTDNGALFRAVVKDGNASVRTDPARLIVDIPGLVVTTPPADVSVPVGSSAGFAVTTTGRYVDYAWQVSTDKGVSWTTVPDADSRRLTVATSAVAQSGSLYRAVLTNPAGTVETTPATLTVAKATPKPTVTAPSTAVAGKAVAVTAKVSGPAGVATPTGKVTVKLGSTVLGTGTLKSGSAKVTIAGGRLAAGTRTLVVTYSGDANHKAASAKAVVKVTKGAATVTATPSRATVARNATSSVKVTVRSTGVPATGTVTVTWKSSTGATVARTVTLANGQATAVSPRLTKAGTWKVTAVYAGSSTVAKATSTVRSITVK